The following are encoded together in the Culex pipiens pallens isolate TS chromosome 1, TS_CPP_V2, whole genome shotgun sequence genome:
- the LOC128092449 gene encoding low-density lipoprotein receptor-like, whose product MLRLFTFAFLVIWVRCHPASDNPSCTVDQFRCDSGHCTPLVGRCNGVNDCPDGSDEYGCGYLLCEEPEWFRCPDNRCINGALVCDGRRDCFGGEDEARCGIRFALRSGSCGKRQFACVNKRCIPARQICDGVADCGDGSDETLGCLLLSMKLEEE is encoded by the exons ATGTTGCGCCTCTTCACGTTCGCGTTCTTGGTCATCTGGGTCCGGTGCCACCCAGCGTCCGATAACCCAAGTTGCACGGTGGACCAGTTCCGGTGCGACTCCGGCCACTGTACCCCGCTGGTTGGCCGCTGCAACGGCGTCAACGACTGCCCGGACGGCAGCGATGAGTACGGGTGTG gATACTTGCTGTGCGAGGAACCGGAGTGGTTCCGGTGTCCGGACAACCGGTGCATCAACGGTGCGCTGGTTTGCGACGGTCGGAGGGACTGTTTTGGCGGGGAGGACGAAGCCCGGTGCGGGATTCGGTTCGCGTTGAGGTCCGGATCGTGCGGGAAACGTCAGTTTGCATGTGTCAACAAGCGGTGCATTCCGGCGAGGCAGATTTGCGACGGAGTGGCGGACTGCGGGGACGGATCGGACGAGACGCTGGGGTGCCTGCTGCTCAGCATGAAGTTGGAGGAGGAATGA